The DNA segment GCGCGATGTTTAGCGGCGGCCGTGGCGGACTGCAGTTTGGCGCCTGTCACATCAGCATTCCCGAAGTGCATGAAGTTGGCCAATTGGAAGCGCCGTCGATCCTCAAGCTGGAGCTGACCGAACGTCCCGAAAAGCATGTCGTGTTGCTCGAAGTCCTCTCGAAGGAGGAGGAGGCGTTCTTCGCCGATCTACGCGCAATGGTCGCCCAATCGCCACGGCGCGAGATTTTGATCTTTGTGCATGGCTACAACGTCTCGTTTGAAGACGCCG comes from the Blastopirellula marina genome and includes:
- a CDS encoding alpha/beta hydrolase — its product is AMFSGGRGGLQFGACHISIPEVHEVGQLEAPSILKLELTERPEKHVVLLEVLSKEEEAFFADLRAMVAQSPRREILIFVHGYNVSFEDAARRTAQMAYDLKFTGVPMFYSWPSQADLLGYATDRDNSLWTVSHLKEFLLKVAQQSEAESINLIAHSMGNRAMGTALEEIAAEMKEET